The Pontibacter korlensis sequence AAGAGGCCGCACAGTAAGCCAGCTGGCAATCCCAGAGCTTCTGGATGATGTAGGCCAGGTGGCGGGCGATCTTGCCCCGGTTGATTTGTGCTTCTTTGAGTTCTGAGCCCGGAGCTTGGTGGAGTCGCCGGCCAGCAGCTCCCCGCCTATCAGGTTAAAGTGCCGGGCCAGCTTCACGGTGGCGCGGAAGACGCGGGTGATGGCCTTTGCCTTGTGCTTACGGAAACTGGCGAACGTGTTATGGTCGGGCGCCAGCTGGCCCAGGAGCCACATCACTTCAATGTTGCAGTGGCACTCCCGTTCCAGGCACCGGGAGGAGCGGATGCGGTTGAGGTAACCGTAAACCAGCAGCTTCAATAAAACAATGGGATGGTAGGCAGGGCGGCCGTTTTCGGGAAAGTCGCTGCGGCTACAGGCTTGTTTGAATGTTATAGCTCAAGCAGGATAAGTGTCTTATCACCTGGCCATTTAGCTTGATGCCTGCATTAGTCTAAAACCAGACGCGCCCACCCAAGCCCCCGTAAGAGTGAGCACCTGGTTGTTAAGCTCGAAGCCTGTGGCACAGGCTGCTATACCAGAATAGGCATTGTGCAGGGAGATAACCATGCGCATGTCGGCGATAACGGTAAGTATACATGACAGCTAGCCGGTGAAGATGAAACCCAGCTGAAGATGAACCCAGTCTCCATACTTCAGCGTTAGGATCCATTTCTACCAGTGCCTAAAACGGGATCGCATTTTGCTCATTATAAGAAAGTATGATGGCCATTCATCCGTTGATCCAGATACCTTTATTTAAACTTGTGGCTCCCAACCTTTCTCATATTCACGACTCCATAATGCCATGGCATCCCGATCATACATGCGTCCTGATTTCTCATCGATCGAAAAACCTTTACCAGTGCGGTAAGCTATATTGGCGTAGTGCACCATCGCCATACTGATGGCAGCATCGTCAATTGGGGCATGTAATTTCTCTTTGCCACGAACAGTATTAAAAAAATTAAGCACGTGCGCAGTGGAGGTATCTCCGCCACCTCCCAAAGCGGTACCAGCTTCGTTTGAACCTGCTATGCTTTCTTTGATCACTTTACCACTAAGATCTGTCATCTCATATTTTTCCCTATCTACAAAAGCGGCACCCTCGCTGCCATAAATAATGGTTCCACGTCCTTTGCCATAGGTGTTATAACCGTTACGGCTCTTTCCATCCCACTGGATGACTTTATCATCATGGAAGTTGAATGTTGCTTCCATGCTGTCATACATTTCCCATCCATCATCTTTAAAATGACGTTTTCCGGCTTCTACACGGGCATGTTGGGGAAAACTTACCTGCAGGGCCCAACGGGCTATATCCAATTCATGTGTCGCGTTATTACCAGCTTCACCGGTGCCGTAATTCCAGCCGTACCAGTGCCAGTTATAGTCCCAGGTGTCAGAAGTATAATCCCTGTGGATGGCTGGCCCCTGCCATAATTCCCAATCAAGCCCCTGCGGAACCGGAGCCTTTTGCTGTACAGGTACAGGTCCCCGGGAATTGACATAAAAAGCCACTGCTTTGTATGGTTTTCCGATTGCACCATTATGAATATCCTTGATTAACTCAATCGTATGAGCTGAGGAACGTTGCTGGTTTCCCATCTGTACTACTTTACTATACTTTTTGGCAGCTGCCACCAGCAGTTCATTTTCATGCATGTTATGGCTGCAGGGCTTCTCCACATACACATGTTTTCCAGCCTTCATCGCCATGATAGAACTTGGTGTATGCCAATGATCGGGCGTCGCATTGAGTAGAACATCCACTTTCTTGTCATCAAGCACTTTCCGGATATCAATCGCAGTTTTAGGTGTATAGCCAATACGCTCCGAAAAGCTTTGTAAGGCTTTATCCCGTTGACTTGCCATTACATCGCACAAATACACCAACTCCACATTGGCACTTTTCAGCGCTACCGGTTCTATATAAGCACCTACTCTTCTTCCTAGCCCGGCAATAGCGACCTGTATTCTATCGTTAGCTCCTATGATTTTCTTATAGCTCTTGGCTGACATAGCGCGTGCAGGCCCTGAAACAGCTAGCGCAGCAGCACCCAGCATTGTTTTTGTTATAAAATTCCTTCTTGTAGTCATTTTATCTCAATATTCTTATAACGCTTTGATTTTGATATTCTTGAATGAAACCTGGTCCCCATGATCCTGCAATAGGATTCGCCCTTCTTCTAATTCCCCAAAGTTTGGCCACTTCCTATATTTGCTTTCCGAAACCAGCTTTCTGAAATGCTCACTGCCGCGTTCGTACTCTAACACTTTAGTCCCATTCAGCCAGTGTTCTACATGATTATCTTTTGAAACGATGCGCGCGGTGTTCCATTCACCCACAGGATTGATTGGTTTACCAGCATCGGCTTTGATAAGATCATAGAGTGAGGCAACCGTACGGCTACCTTCATGATTGCCTAGCTTTGCATCAGGATGATTCTCATCATCTAAAATCTGATATTCTAGGCCAATGGAAGATCCCGCACCTTTGTTGATAGCAGTATCAACGTAGTACTTTATGCCACTATTCGCCCCTTCTGTTAATTTGAAATCTACTTTTAGCTCAAAGTCTCTGTAAACATTTTCTGTAACTATATCACCACCTGCAGCAGATTCAGCCCCACCGCTTGCCAGTACTGTTAGTACACCGTCTTCTATCACCCAGCCATTTTTCGGGAAATCATTTAATCTTGCTCCGCGCCATCCTTCGGTGGTCTTACCATCCCAAAGCAGTTTCCAACCATCTTCCTTCTCTGCTTTGGTTAGTTGGTTTTTCGTATTAAAAACAGGTGCGTCACTTTTCATATTATGTTGCTCCAGGCTATCTGTCAAAATCCTCACATTTTTCCACATAATCTGTTTTCCAGGCGCCTCATCATCTCCAATGGCATGCACCTGTAAAGCTATAAAGCCTTCATGGGTCATATCATCAACCAGGTTTGCAGCTGCTACACCGTTCACCCAGGTTTGAATGGTATCCCCTATGGCTTCAATCCTGTAATGATTCCAGTCGTTTTTTTTGTAGGCACTTTGCGCAGAAGCATTCAGAGTCAAAGGATAGAGCCAACCTCTTCTTGCTTCGTCATAAATGCCGCCACTCCATGCCCGGTCGGAAGGATCAATTTCTACCTGGTAGCCATGTACACGATTATTTTGATAACCAGGCTTACTCTCGCTTCTGATTTGTATACCTGAATTCATACTTGGATCAGCTTTGAGATCCAGTTCCATTATAAAATCACCATATGTTTCCTCAGTAGCCAGAAACGAATTAGGTGTTCCCGAAACAGTAGTCCCAATAACCACCCCATCTTTCAATTCGTACTTTGCCTTTCCATTCTTTTGGCTCCACCCAGAGAGACTTTCCCCGTCAAACATTGGCTCTCCGAATGCTTTCTGATCCGGGGATTTACTCGAGCAGCTTATGATGAATGGAGCGCTCAACGCGACGACTAAAAGTTTTTTTAATGAAGTTTTCATATATATATTATTTATTTTTTATATAAACCACAGTACTCCTTCCCTTCATAACTTAGCTGACTTTTAACTACTTACCACGTTTTAACCTCCCAACACCTACTGCATGCCCTGTTTAAGGTAAAGTAGCCTTTTTTCAATATGTCCAGTGCCAAAGCCCTTTCTTTGGCAAGAGTACCCTCCCTTCTCGCAGGATAAGGAGGCTTGAAACTGTTGCTGTCAGTAGGGCACAGCCAAAAACACTTAGAGCCTGGGGGCAAAAAAATGATTTTCTCTGTCCTGCCCTGCGTATTTTCCTATCTACCCGCTTGTGTAGCAGTACCACGTTCATGATTGATTTCCTTTGGCGTATACCCCATGTAGGTATAGGTCAATACCCTTACAACTTATTCAACTCCTCTACTGTGAAAGCTTCTTGCCTGTCTTTCAGCCTTAGCCTCACCTGGCCCACTTCTTCTGGGTGGATTATGCCCGCATCATTTTGCCAGGACTTCCTCACGAAGCTGAGCAGTTGGGCAATGTCTTCGTTGGACAGGGACTTATCGTAGCCAATGCCAGGCATGTCGCCGTTTATTTCCGGTGCCCGGTACAGGTGGCCGTTTACGCGCACCGGCCCTGTCAGGCCAAAGAGCACAATGGAGATGAGCTTGGCTTTCTCCCCCGTTACCCACTCCGACTGGTTCAGCGGCGGCGCCAGGGATCTGACACCGTTACCGTCCGCCCCGTGGCAGGTCTGGCAGGTGGAGGCATATACCGCCGCCCCTTTCGGGAACTCCTTCAACAGCGCTTGCGTATCGTTTTTCACCTTCTTACTCTCGATATTGTCCAGCACGCGTTGCAGCCTTTTGTGAATGGCCACCGAGGTGTCTGCCACAAAGGCTGTGATTTGCTTTTGAAGCGCTTTCTCCCGGTCCTGATAATTGCTTATCAACGCGTCTGCCACATAGTCATTTGCCTGGTACGTTCTGGCTAACTGCTGCAGTAGATTTTGGGCGGCCGCCTGATCATAGCGCTGGAGATGGTTTGCCAGGAATGCCAGATAAGGCGCTGCCAGTGTGTCGTTGCTCGACACCAGCTGTTCCAGCACCGGCACATACCGCTTCACATTTGTACTGTCCATAACCGATGGCAGCACACTCAGTGCCTGCATCCGCACAGGCCATGCGGGTTGCCTTAGCAAAGCAAGAACTTCATCTGCCTGCAGGGCTCCCAATCCTTCCAGCGTCCAGAGCGCGTGCATGGCCTTCAATGGCTCCTTTGTATTACTGGCAGCCTGTCGCAACGCCGGGATAGCCTGCCTGTAGTTGCGGTCCAGGAGCATTTGCTGCGCATTGTCCCGCACCCAGCCGTTCGGATGGCCCAGCAACCTGACCAGCTGCTGCGGGTTTGCCGGCAGTTTTACAGGTTTGGCTTCTTTGTTTTTGGGAGTGATCCTGTAGATGCGGCCATATCCTAGGGGTTGCGTTAAGTCACGGCGGCCGATTTCTTTCTTGAGGTAAGTGGTCAGGTAGGTTTTGTGCTGGATGATGCCGCGGTACATGTCTACCACGTACAGCGCGCCATCCGGAGCGTTGTACAAACTTACTGGGCGGAAGCGTTCATCAATACTGGCCAGGAACTCTTTGCCTTCGTAGGCCTGCGCTCCGCTGGTAACATAGCCGTTTTCGTCCAGCAGGTTGCGCTTGATGAGGTTTCCGGCCGGCTCGGCCACGAATACGTTAGAGGCATACTCTTGCCCGAACAAACCGCCCCGGTACACCACTGGGCTGCTGGCGGCCGTAAAATTGGCCAGGCGCAGGCTCTCATCCAGGATACCTTCCATATACCCCCTGTTTACGCCAGGGGTGGGCCGGAGGGGGTACACCCTATTGTTGGCTACTATTTTCTCATTGAACCCGGATACACGGCGCTGATTTTTGTTTGTCGCCCCGAAACCCGGCGTGAAGTAGTCCCCCAGCACGTTCTCCGAGTTATTGTTATAGTACAGCCGCCCATAGTTGTCCTGGGCAATGCCCCACTGCCCCCGGAAATGCGTCTGCTCTACCTTCCACCTGTCCCCGGCCTTTCTGTAACGCTTTGCGGATTTGGCGTTGTAGATCCAGTTGTCCAAGGCCCGGAGCAGGCCGTTTGGCTGGTGTTCCACATTGCCGCCCTCAGCGTAGGCTGCATCCACCAGGGTCTTTTTCCCCGGCTTGTCGTCCTCTATTTCGTAGAACCACAGGCTTGGCGGCTCGGCCACCAACACGCCATCATCTACCAGGCAGATGGCCCGCGGCAACACCAAGGAATCCAGAAACACCTTCCGCTTGTCGGCCACCCCATCGCTGTTGCTGTCTTCCAGGATCACAATTTTCCCGTTCGGCACTTCTTCTCCCGTTCCTAGCGTATCGGGCATGTAGCCTTGCATTTCCACCACCCACATGCGCCCTTCATAGTCGAAGGTCATGGCTACGGGTGTGTTTACCAGGGGTTCTGCCGCTACCAACTCTACGTTGAATCCGTCAGCTACCTGCATCAGGTTTATGGATGCCTCCGCCGGCACCACTGGGGAAGACTCCAGGCTAACCCTGGCAGCTTCCTCTGCCGTCACTTCCCCGGGTGTGTTTACAACTTGTTGCTTATTTTTAGAGCCACTGCCCTGGCAGCAGTATAGCGTACACGCCATGGCAGGAAGAAGGAGCAAATGCAGATATTTCTTCATTATGATTAACTGAGTCTCAGTTGGTCTTGTTAAGTGTTTCCTCTTAGAAAATACCATAAAGGTTGCAGGAGATAATTCTTGCAGGAGATAATTCATTTCCAGGTTAGGCGCTGCTACACATTGCTGATGCGATTGCACCTTAAGTAAACCGGCGCCTACAACCCTCCCGGCTTCATGTGCTTGGTCAGATAGTGTATAAAGTGTAGAATAAGCCAGGCTGTGAATTTTTACGCTGCCACTACCCGCACTAATCATTCTTGCACTAAATATATAAAATTACAAATGCCAAAGAAAGCCCTCGCCCTTGGGGCTTTCTTTGACGCTTTGGTAAGTTTTTTAAGGGTAAAGATGTCTGCCTCCCCATGAATGAAGTACGCCGGGGTTTAATAGCGCAAGCTGTCGTTCAAGAAAATCACCCCAGCCATCATTGACTTTACTCCCATTTTTTTGTGGCCTGCAGCATAAAGAAAAAAGTAATCATCTCCGTTATACCTGTCCTTAGTGTCCTTTTCATTGTCATAGGCGCTTGCCAACTTCTACCAAGAGGCGGGGGCTGGCGTTGAGTGCTGCCTGTCGTACTTTTTAATGACGCGCATGAGCTGGCCCTCTTTCCTCGCGTCCTCATAGGGGGAGGACCCTATACCTCCAGTTTATCTATTGACTCTTGGCCTTTGGCCTTCTGGGCCAGACACCTGACTGTAGGCGTGCGCAACCCCTTCATAGAAGTTTACAACCTGGGAGTGGCCTATAAAGGCAGAGAAAAGGTCTGGGCGGGCCTTCGACCAGCACAGAGCCCCAGGAGGTTTCTACAAGGGCTATTTTCCGCTTGCCCAGGTGTTAGGACAGGTATTCGGCAAGCTTAATCCCATCGGCTGTCATCTGCTCTAAGGTCAGAAGGTTCTCCATTCAGTAGTCCTCTGTTACCGTATCGGGTGCATTAGGGCCAAATGTTCTTCCTGCTCCGGGCTGATCCCCCAATACACAGCGGCTTTTACTGGCACAGTTAGCCTTCCTGGGCTCCTGCAGCCGTTCTCCGGTTTATCCTGCAGAAGAGAGCCCACAGATAAGTAAACTGCTTCTGTTGAAGGAAGATGCCTGCAGGGATAGGTTTAGGGCAAGAATTGTTCCTGCAGGGATTTTCAC is a genomic window containing:
- a CDS encoding 3-keto-disaccharide hydrolase; translation: MKTSLKKLLVVALSAPFIISCSSKSPDQKAFGEPMFDGESLSGWSQKNGKAKYELKDGVVIGTTVSGTPNSFLATEETYGDFIMELDLKADPSMNSGIQIRSESKPGYQNNRVHGYQVEIDPSDRAWSGGIYDEARRGWLYPLTLNASAQSAYKKNDWNHYRIEAIGDTIQTWVNGVAAANLVDDMTHEGFIALQVHAIGDDEAPGKQIMWKNVRILTDSLEQHNMKSDAPVFNTKNQLTKAEKEDGWKLLWDGKTTEGWRGARLNDFPKNGWVIEDGVLTVLASGGAESAAGGDIVTENVYRDFELKVDFKLTEGANSGIKYYVDTAINKGAGSSIGLEYQILDDENHPDAKLGNHEGSRTVASLYDLIKADAGKPINPVGEWNTARIVSKDNHVEHWLNGTKVLEYERGSEHFRKLVSESKYRKWPNFGELEEGRILLQDHGDQVSFKNIKIKAL
- a CDS encoding NAD(P)(+) transhydrogenase (Re/Si-specific) subunit beta: MRMVISLHNAYSGIAACATGFELNNQVLTLTGAWVGASGFRLMQASS
- a CDS encoding Gfo/Idh/MocA family protein, translated to MTTRRNFITKTMLGAAALAVSGPARAMSAKSYKKIIGANDRIQVAIAGLGRRVGAYIEPVALKSANVELVYLCDVMASQRDKALQSFSERIGYTPKTAIDIRKVLDDKKVDVLLNATPDHWHTPSSIMAMKAGKHVYVEKPCSHNMHENELLVAAAKKYSKVVQMGNQQRSSAHTIELIKDIHNGAIGKPYKAVAFYVNSRGPVPVQQKAPVPQGLDWELWQGPAIHRDYTSDTWDYNWHWYGWNYGTGEAGNNATHELDIARWALQVSFPQHARVEAGKRHFKDDGWEMYDSMEATFNFHDDKVIQWDGKSRNGYNTYGKGRGTIIYGSEGAAFVDREKYEMTDLSGKVIKESIAGSNEAGTALGGGGDTSTAHVLNFFNTVRGKEKLHAPIDDAAISMAMVHYANIAYRTGKGFSIDEKSGRMYDRDAMALWSREYEKGWEPQV
- a CDS encoding DUF7133 domain-containing protein gives rise to the protein MKKYLHLLLLPAMACTLYCCQGSGSKNKQQVVNTPGEVTAEEAARVSLESSPVVPAEASINLMQVADGFNVELVAAEPLVNTPVAMTFDYEGRMWVVEMQGYMPDTLGTGEEVPNGKIVILEDSNSDGVADKRKVFLDSLVLPRAICLVDDGVLVAEPPSLWFYEIEDDKPGKKTLVDAAYAEGGNVEHQPNGLLRALDNWIYNAKSAKRYRKAGDRWKVEQTHFRGQWGIAQDNYGRLYYNNNSENVLGDYFTPGFGATNKNQRRVSGFNEKIVANNRVYPLRPTPGVNRGYMEGILDESLRLANFTAASSPVVYRGGLFGQEYASNVFVAEPAGNLIKRNLLDENGYVTSGAQAYEGKEFLASIDERFRPVSLYNAPDGALYVVDMYRGIIQHKTYLTTYLKKEIGRRDLTQPLGYGRIYRITPKNKEAKPVKLPANPQQLVRLLGHPNGWVRDNAQQMLLDRNYRQAIPALRQAASNTKEPLKAMHALWTLEGLGALQADEVLALLRQPAWPVRMQALSVLPSVMDSTNVKRYVPVLEQLVSSNDTLAAPYLAFLANHLQRYDQAAAQNLLQQLARTYQANDYVADALISNYQDREKALQKQITAFVADTSVAIHKRLQRVLDNIESKKVKNDTQALLKEFPKGAAVYASTCQTCHGADGNGVRSLAPPLNQSEWVTGEKAKLISIVLFGLTGPVRVNGHLYRAPEINGDMPGIGYDKSLSNEDIAQLLSFVRKSWQNDAGIIHPEEVGQVRLRLKDRQEAFTVEELNKL
- a CDS encoding transposase: MTFKQACSRSDFPENGRPAYHPIVLLKLLVYGYLNRIRSSRCLERECHCNIEVMWLLGQLAPDHNTFASFRKHKAKAITRVFRATVKLARHFNLIGGELLAGDSTKLRAQNSKKHKSTGARSPATWPTSSRSSGIASWLTVRPL